The Helicobacter mustelae genome has a segment encoding these proteins:
- a CDS encoding cell division ATP-binding protein FtsE: protein MKPIIKAQKLCLGYKKNENVIKEANFLINKKDFVFISGASGSGKSTLLRSFYGDLRIASGELEICGTPVHLGKQNQLSALRRNMGIVFQDYKLIKEWNVENNIMLPMRINGYSKSICKHQVKELLTHINLLHKGNRYPLELSGGEQQRVAIARAISHKPDIILADEPTGNLDDYSSELIWSLLKSANEHLGITIIVATHRIPSRFNLAHRKLNIQEGEVYEFS from the coding sequence GTGAAACCCATCATCAAAGCACAAAAACTCTGTCTTGGTTACAAAAAAAATGAAAATGTCATCAAAGAGGCAAATTTCCTCATCAACAAAAAAGATTTTGTCTTCATCTCTGGCGCTAGTGGAAGTGGCAAAAGCACGCTATTGCGCTCTTTTTATGGGGATTTAAGGATTGCTTCTGGGGAGCTAGAGATCTGTGGCACTCCTGTGCATCTGGGGAAACAAAATCAACTTAGCGCCTTGCGCCGCAACATGGGCATTGTCTTCCAAGATTATAAATTAATCAAAGAATGGAATGTGGAAAATAATATCATGCTTCCCATGCGCATCAATGGCTATAGCAAAAGCATCTGCAAGCATCAGGTCAAGGAGTTGCTCACCCACATCAATCTCTTGCATAAGGGTAATCGCTATCCCCTAGAACTTAGCGGTGGAGAGCAGCAGCGTGTGGCCATTGCTAGGGCGATTTCTCATAAGCCTGATATCATTTTGGCAGATGAGCCCACAGGCAATCTTGATGATTACTCAAGCGAGCTCATCTGGAGCCTGCTCAAAAGTGCCAATGAACATCTAGGCATCACTATCATCGTGGCCACGCATCGCATCCCATCGCGCTTCAATCTCGCACATCGCAAACTCAACATCCAAGAAGGGGAAGTCTATGAATTTTCTTAA
- the trmB gene encoding tRNA (guanosine(46)-N7)-methyltransferase TrmB, producing MPHFIAKASSLPLPFCAGEYHFHEEFIHTQFPKQSLILVTFKDEPFLIKKVPHQKGMLFKAHKAARPSPVGILKDALGHLSKFCDVITHNLSKNSPKQSVQSPYLLSAKDFLTQQFSCYFLEIGFGSGRHILDLAQKHPNTPVIGIEIHTPSIEQVLRQIQILDLKNLYITKVDARILSNILPSNSARGIFLHFPVPWNKKPHRRVLSPSFLSQAFRILQKNDTLHLRTDDEEYFQDALKLALSAKHASFEVHKNLTQGIISKYEARWQKQNKNIYDIFFHCLQNSPPLSLAKNFPLPYHRDFFPSTQKILEEDFFVHVQACYESKNCIMLHINFGDFHAPFTSFVLVDHLVQKTSFLGQDIIPTEANLKAYERLKSIFGGSK from the coding sequence ATGCCTCATTTTATCGCCAAGGCTAGCTCCCTGCCCCTACCATTTTGCGCGGGAGAATATCACTTCCATGAGGAATTCATCCACACGCAATTCCCCAAGCAAAGCCTAATTTTAGTCACCTTCAAAGATGAGCCCTTTCTCATCAAAAAAGTCCCACATCAAAAAGGCATGCTGTTCAAAGCGCACAAGGCAGCAAGGCCAAGCCCTGTGGGGATCTTGAAAGATGCGCTTGGGCATTTGAGCAAGTTTTGTGATGTCATCACGCACAATCTTTCTAAAAATTCTCCAAAACAAAGCGTGCAATCCCCCTATCTCCTCAGCGCAAAAGATTTTTTGACCCAGCAGTTTTCTTGCTATTTTTTAGAAATTGGCTTTGGATCTGGGAGGCATATTTTAGATCTCGCGCAAAAGCACCCCAATACGCCAGTCATAGGCATTGAGATCCATACTCCAAGCATCGAGCAGGTATTGCGCCAAATCCAAATCCTAGACCTTAAAAATCTCTACATCACCAAGGTCGATGCAAGAATCCTTAGTAACATCCTGCCATCAAACAGCGCACGAGGGATTTTCTTGCATTTCCCTGTGCCTTGGAACAAAAAGCCACACCGCCGCGTTCTAAGTCCTAGTTTTCTCTCCCAGGCCTTTCGCATCTTGCAAAAAAATGACACCCTGCATCTGCGCACTGATGATGAGGAATATTTCCAAGACGCACTAAAACTAGCACTAAGTGCCAAGCATGCAAGCTTTGAGGTCCACAAAAATCTCACACAAGGCATCATTAGCAAATATGAAGCACGCTGGCAGAAGCAAAACAAAAATATTTATGATATATTTTTTCACTGCCTGCAAAACTCCCCCCCACTCTCCCTAGCCAAAAATTTCCCCCTGCCCTATCACAGGGATTTTTTCCCATCGACCCAAAAGATCCTAGAAGAGGATTTTTTTGTCCATGTTCAGGCTTGCTATGAGAGCAAAAACTGTATAATGCTGCACATAAATTTTGGGGATTTCCACGCACCTTTTACAAGCTTTGTACTTGTTGATCATCTGGTGCAAAAAACTTCTTTTTTAGGCCAAGACATCATCCCCACAGAGGCGAATCTCAAGGCATATGAAAGGCTAAAAAGCATTTTTGGAGGCTCTAAGTGA
- a CDS encoding fibronectin type III domain-containing protein: protein MASYKILRFCLLCSLALIQGCFFLESEVNKRRVDNTLSKVEGIRTISDVTSAGIEWQLPSDIEQISGYVIYAIDDKKTQKILHVIKNPFATHYYVGKLKPQSSYNYQIAALGRQNNISVKSENITIKTSYIDPIENVFASKDLPKQIKIFWSPHPNPSIQRYIIERRAENGQFLRVGVVPHRLYVEFFDQNLEDDKAYTYRVLAESFEGALSLPSKSVSGITRKPPLPLQNITASNNLVKSILLHWDVPQNPISPIARYKIFASPMLNQGFKFLAQTKQNSYKDQNLKDGEIRYYKIIAVDADDVDGEMPNGAVEGNALPLPATPKVIAARMINGNMALLQWRMPENARQIAHFKVCRLANGGSKVCFDNISQEEFIDKEMKPQIKYQYSVQSIDANDLESLPSQSFTLGY from the coding sequence ATGGCTTCCTACAAAATCCTGAGATTTTGCTTACTCTGTAGCCTTGCATTGATCCAGGGTTGCTTTTTTTTGGAGAGTGAAGTCAATAAGCGCAGGGTCGATAATACCCTCTCCAAAGTAGAAGGCATCCGCACCATTAGCGATGTAACATCTGCTGGGATTGAATGGCAGCTGCCTAGTGATATTGAGCAGATTAGTGGCTATGTTATCTATGCCATCGATGACAAAAAAACCCAAAAAATTCTGCATGTTATCAAAAACCCTTTTGCCACGCATTATTATGTGGGAAAACTCAAACCCCAAAGCAGCTACAACTACCAAATCGCTGCACTAGGGCGACAAAATAACATCTCTGTAAAATCAGAAAATATCACCATCAAGACCTCCTACATCGATCCCATCGAGAATGTCTTTGCCAGCAAGGATCTCCCCAAGCAAATCAAGATTTTTTGGAGCCCTCATCCCAATCCCAGCATCCAGCGCTACATCATTGAGCGCAGGGCAGAGAATGGGCAGTTCCTAAGAGTGGGCGTGGTGCCCCATCGGTTATATGTGGAGTTTTTTGATCAGAATCTTGAAGATGACAAGGCCTATACATATAGGGTTTTAGCAGAGAGCTTTGAGGGGGCATTGAGCCTGCCTAGCAAAAGCGTAAGTGGTATCACGCGAAAGCCCCCACTGCCACTGCAAAACATCACTGCCTCTAATAATCTAGTAAAGAGCATTCTGCTGCATTGGGATGTGCCACAAAATCCCATAAGCCCCATTGCTAGATACAAGATCTTTGCCTCTCCCATGCTCAATCAGGGATTCAAATTCCTCGCACAAACAAAGCAAAATTCCTACAAAGATCAAAATCTCAAAGACGGAGAGATCCGCTATTACAAAATCATCGCAGTGGATGCAGACGACGTAGATGGTGAGATGCCAAATGGCGCGGTGGAGGGCAATGCATTGCCACTGCCTGCCACTCCAAAGGTCATTGCTGCTAGGATGATCAATGGAAATATGGCGCTTTTGCAATGGAGGATGCCAGAGAATGCTCGCCAGATCGCCCATTTCAAGGTCTGTCGCCTAGCCAATGGAGGGAGCAAAGTCTGCTTTGACAACATCTCCCAAGAAGAATTCATAGACAAGGAAATGAAGCCACAGATTAAATATCAATATTCTGTGCAAAGCATAGATGCCAATGATCTAGAATCCCTGCCTAGCCAAAGCTTCACGCTGGGATATTAA
- a CDS encoding RluA family pseudouridine synthase, with protein MQEQEIITTTPHKRIDTFLCSFLHLPKNQILQLIKNSLVLLNGSPCAKGGKELKIGDRINILAPTSRPKILESKTSLEIDTIYEDDHLLILNKPSDLVIHPAPSQKAETLLDWLKAKGYTLSTISGEERCGIVHRLDKDTTGAIAIAKNNLAHNSLANQLQTRTMGRYYLAIIDQPIKEALSIHCHMGRNPKNRLKMCKLDPLVFPQARESKSLFLPLFLSHNHSYQLVAIKLFTGRTHQIRVHLESISRHILGDGLYGYRGNFSKRIMLHAFLLYLIHPSTQKNMLFRAPVFQDMLEFLEKNFDKEQVYGFLQNPEILLTL; from the coding sequence ATGCAAGAACAAGAGATTATCACCACCACACCACACAAAAGAATTGATACTTTTTTGTGCAGCTTTCTTCATCTGCCCAAAAATCAAATCTTGCAACTGATTAAAAATTCCCTCGTTTTGTTGAATGGCAGTCCATGTGCCAAGGGTGGCAAGGAATTGAAAATTGGTGATCGTATAAACATCCTTGCTCCAACATCTAGGCCCAAAATCCTAGAATCTAAGACTTCTTTAGAGATTGACACCATCTATGAAGATGATCATCTCTTGATCCTTAATAAACCCAGCGATCTTGTCATCCATCCAGCCCCAAGCCAAAAGGCCGAGACACTGCTTGATTGGCTCAAGGCAAAGGGTTATACCCTTAGCACCATTAGCGGGGAAGAGCGCTGTGGCATCGTGCATCGTCTAGACAAAGACACTACAGGTGCAATTGCCATTGCAAAAAATAATCTTGCGCACAATTCCCTGGCAAATCAGCTACAAACTCGCACCATGGGGCGCTATTACCTTGCCATCATTGATCAACCCATCAAAGAAGCCCTTAGCATCCATTGCCACATGGGCAGAAATCCCAAAAATCGCCTGAAAATGTGCAAACTTGATCCCTTGGTATTTCCACAGGCAAGGGAGAGCAAAAGCCTTTTTCTACCTTTGTTTCTCTCGCATAATCATTCCTATCAACTTGTTGCCATCAAGCTTTTTACTGGTAGGACACATCAAATCCGAGTGCATCTAGAGAGCATCTCGCGCCATATCTTAGGCGATGGACTTTATGGATATAGGGGTAATTTTTCTAAACGCATCATGCTGCATGCATTTTTGCTCTATCTCATTCATCCCAGCACACAAAAAAACATGCTTTTTCGCGCCCCTGTTTTTCAGGATATGCTAGAATTTCTGGAAAAAAATTTTGATAAGGAACAGGTTTATGGCTTCCTACAAAATCCTGAGATTTTGCTTACTCTGTAG
- a CDS encoding FtsW/RodA/SpoVE family cell cycle protein, with product MIDRRILTHFDFLLVFLVVPIVVLSFLLVNGFDSSKGLRELIYVGIGIGLFFIFFLIPFRRLSRSITIFYWLFIGMLLIIDLYGAVRLGAQRWIIIPGTGMSFQPSEPMKIALILMLANLICHNPPPKGGYHLKEIIKFSFYILLPVFLVARQPDLGSAIVIFLMGYGILFIVGIQKRLIFWALGLFIVFAPILYSSNMLTRWEYQAKRIHDFIATTPSHQVQQSLIAIGSAGWVGKSKENITQTKFGFLPIPITDIIFSYYVERFGFLGALALFVIYIVLILHILSFCLLDSRDYFLQVVAGGIAILLFVYMSVNIAMTVNFAPIVGIPLPFLSYGGSSFVTFMILLGILENLLAFKFDFEYNSSPIANMRKKRKGPLAQLVRALGS from the coding sequence ATGATTGATCGGCGCATTCTAACACATTTTGATTTTCTTTTGGTTTTTTTGGTGGTTCCCATTGTTGTGCTTTCTTTTCTTTTGGTGAATGGATTTGATAGCAGCAAGGGATTGCGTGAATTGATTTATGTCGGCATAGGCATTGGATTATTTTTTATATTTTTTCTGATTCCTTTTCGCAGGCTAAGCCGCAGTATTACGATTTTTTATTGGTTATTTATTGGGATGCTTTTGATTATCGATCTTTATGGTGCAGTGCGTTTGGGAGCACAGAGGTGGATTATTATCCCAGGGACTGGGATGTCCTTCCAGCCTAGTGAACCAATGAAAATCGCATTGATTTTAATGCTTGCAAATTTGATTTGTCACAATCCACCCCCCAAGGGTGGCTATCATCTAAAAGAAATTATAAAGTTTAGTTTTTATATTTTGCTGCCCGTATTTTTGGTGGCAAGGCAGCCAGATTTGGGTAGCGCGATTGTTATTTTTCTCATGGGTTATGGGATTTTATTTATCGTGGGAATTCAAAAGCGTTTGATTTTCTGGGCGCTGGGATTGTTTATCGTTTTTGCGCCAATCTTATATTCTTCTAATATGCTCACACGCTGGGAATATCAAGCAAAAAGAATTCATGATTTTATCGCTACCACTCCCTCCCATCAAGTGCAACAATCCCTCATTGCCATTGGATCTGCGGGATGGGTGGGGAAGAGCAAAGAGAACATCACACAAACAAAATTTGGTTTTTTGCCTATTCCCATCACGGATATTATTTTTTCTTATTATGTGGAGCGCTTTGGATTCTTGGGAGCATTGGCTCTTTTTGTGATTTACATTGTGCTGATTTTGCACATCCTTTCTTTTTGTCTATTGGATTCTCGAGATTATTTTCTGCAGGTGGTGGCTGGGGGAATTGCCATCCTGCTCTTTGTATACATGAGTGTAAATATTGCTATGACGGTGAATTTTGCCCCCATTGTGGGCATCCCTCTACCCTTCCTTAGCTACGGTGGGAGCAGCTTTGTGACCTTCATGATCCTGCTTGGCATTTTGGAGAATCTGCTTGCATTTAAGTTTGATTTTGAGTATAATTCCAGCCCCATTGCGAACATGCGAAAAAAAAGAAAAGGACCCTTAGCTCAGCTGGTCAGAGCACTCGGCTCATAA
- a CDS encoding GDSL-type esterase/lipase family protein, protein MRILCLVLGFFWICMGQDAFWENYQESSKPLRKIIQSAKIQNFSSQNLDLLREKIQKKEDLKIHILGDSHIAADIFSDELRRLFFTPNAIGFVYPLFPAFHRNALLQIQSKGFEVYNSLRAPGMDYPMGGVIAQAKNSEAFINLDTTLPKKTYKIRFVFKSPNHLASFCIKDAQGKSLSLNSKNPGFWEISKPYKLSLPLQIHALLRNGMLGGYFIYNQEDNNIIDHMGINGARSDLWLQWNQEILNKEMQVLQYDLIILSYGSNDAISNVFDKKEFLRHYKSLIRKLRKYNPNAVILLIGPPTVVAKQSNKQYIITQNFAPVKSSLLALAKEENLLYFDWDALMQKNGKKAEWIALSLSKKDVHLTPKGYRLTANAVYKSLLDILGLDP, encoded by the coding sequence ATGAGAATCCTCTGCCTTGTTTTGGGATTTTTTTGGATCTGTATGGGGCAAGACGCCTTTTGGGAGAATTATCAAGAATCCTCAAAACCTCTGCGCAAAATCATACAAAGCGCCAAAATACAAAATTTCTCCTCCCAAAATCTCGATCTCCTTCGCGAAAAAATCCAAAAAAAAGAGGATCTAAAAATCCACATTCTTGGGGATTCTCACATCGCAGCAGATATTTTTTCTGATGAATTACGAAGGCTTTTTTTCACACCCAATGCCATTGGCTTTGTCTACCCCCTCTTCCCAGCCTTCCACCGCAATGCATTGCTGCAAATCCAAAGCAAGGGCTTTGAGGTGTATAATTCTCTGCGCGCCCCTGGGATGGATTACCCCATGGGCGGGGTGATCGCACAGGCCAAAAATAGTGAGGCTTTTATCAATCTAGATACCACACTGCCAAAAAAGACCTACAAAATCCGCTTTGTCTTCAAATCCCCCAATCATCTCGCAAGCTTTTGCATCAAAGATGCGCAGGGCAAAAGCCTTTCTCTTAACTCCAAAAATCCAGGATTTTGGGAAATTAGCAAACCCTATAAACTCAGCCTCCCTCTGCAAATCCATGCTCTTTTGCGAAATGGCATGCTTGGAGGGTATTTCATCTACAATCAAGAAGACAATAACATCATCGATCATATGGGCATCAATGGAGCTAGGAGCGATTTGTGGCTGCAGTGGAATCAAGAAATCCTTAATAAAGAAATGCAGGTGCTGCAATATGATCTCATCATCCTCTCTTATGGATCCAATGATGCCATCTCTAATGTCTTTGACAAAAAAGAGTTTTTGCGCCACTACAAGAGCTTGATTCGCAAGCTTCGCAAATACAATCCTAATGCTGTAATCTTACTCATAGGTCCTCCCACCGTCGTGGCCAAGCAATCAAACAAGCAATATATCATTACACAAAATTTCGCTCCGGTGAAATCCAGTCTCCTTGCACTGGCAAAAGAGGAAAATCTCTTGTATTTTGACTGGGATGCACTGATGCAAAAAAATGGCAAAAAGGCAGAGTGGATTGCTCTCTCACTCTCCAAAAAGGATGTACATCTCACACCAAAAGGCTATCGCTTAACCGCCAATGCAGTGTACAAAAGCCTCTTAGATATCTTGGGGCTAGATCCTTGA
- a CDS encoding SGNH/GDSL hydrolase family protein: MRFLHFFLSLCVIFLINIAAFHQSIKNYLEQKYHISIFPTKEPQEPKKTKISQPTPIKPTPKYPRIAGGKIEVLSHSNFLLIGDSMMQGIGMSLVSALKKMGFVVINEAKQSTGLTYVNFFNWPRELENLLKQNKIDVIVIMLGANDPWNLGKVRYGTPNWDAIYKERVDAILQLAKNYQSAVIWYEIPLVKNPKLSARLPHLNALYKEALQHSGDLFLSVNEIFAPNGNYAPFLENKDGKSISLRANDGIHFTRSGSRILTNLLLERITVIPREEKASQAASTAGMPQTTLKPTKEVAKPGVSTPTKDGQAPINPRPTKGKNP; this comes from the coding sequence ATGAGGTTTTTGCATTTCTTTCTCTCACTTTGTGTGATCTTTCTCATCAATATCGCAGCATTCCACCAAAGCATAAAAAATTATCTGGAACAAAAATATCACATTAGCATCTTTCCCACAAAAGAACCCCAAGAGCCAAAAAAAACTAAAATTTCCCAGCCCACCCCCATCAAGCCCACGCCAAAATATCCCCGGATCGCTGGGGGAAAAATCGAGGTGCTCTCCCATAGCAATTTCTTGCTCATTGGCGATTCCATGATGCAGGGCATTGGCATGAGCCTAGTCTCAGCGCTCAAAAAAATGGGCTTTGTGGTCATAAATGAGGCCAAGCAAAGCACTGGACTTACTTATGTGAATTTTTTCAATTGGCCAAGAGAACTAGAAAATCTACTAAAGCAAAACAAAATTGATGTCATTGTAATCATGCTTGGGGCCAATGACCCTTGGAATCTAGGCAAGGTGCGCTATGGAACACCCAATTGGGATGCGATCTACAAAGAGCGTGTGGATGCGATCTTGCAACTCGCAAAAAACTATCAATCCGCTGTGATATGGTATGAGATCCCCCTTGTCAAAAACCCCAAGCTAAGCGCCAGGCTCCCCCATCTCAATGCACTCTATAAGGAGGCGCTGCAACATAGCGGGGATTTGTTCTTGAGCGTGAATGAAATCTTTGCCCCCAATGGCAATTACGCACCCTTCTTAGAAAATAAAGATGGCAAGAGCATCTCTCTGCGCGCAAATGATGGGATTCACTTCACGCGCTCTGGCTCTAGAATCCTCACCAATCTTTTGCTAGAGCGCATCACAGTGATTCCAAGAGAGGAAAAAGCATCACAAGCAGCAAGCACAGCAGGGATGCCCCAAACAACCCTAAAGCCTACAAAAGAGGTGGCAAAGCCTGGGGTATCAACCCCTACAAAAGATGGCCAAGCACCCATAAACCCAAGACCTACAAAAGGAAAAAATCCATGA
- a CDS encoding MBOAT family O-acyltransferase: MSFFSIEFSLIFLAFLLIYWNIKNLTLKNTLLLLFNHLIIFLLGGPWVTLMIFCYTIFIYFCALFIQKTKARFFFIACITLAVLNLCFFKYHDDLKNFLEQILSLLGFSFLHQTQILLPLGISFYTFTSITYLRAVYEQRFKQINPNLENFANLATYLSFFPTFISGPIMRSNFFFTQLKKSRIWNPGHVNLIFMLLLFGIIKKVLIATSIEQFSSPILQSPSGYNIIELLLAIYGYGIQLYCDFSGYINLVGAFALMIGFTLPPNFKAPYIARNLKDFWNRWHISLSTFIRDFIYIPLGGNKRGFLLTQIFVLIAFGASGIWHGNTLNFLLWGLLHGFGIVFLNVLKRYNIHFKNVPLLPKLATFHYVTFCWIFFYYADFASSLGFLQAFDPQIPIHKRDALLLFAAFVLFVLYQFMEDFLEFCTKFLEKIPHFIKPILLGMILILVFFLMPDGVPNFIYASF, encoded by the coding sequence ATGAGTTTTTTTTCCATCGAATTTAGCCTCATCTTCCTTGCTTTTTTGCTCATTTATTGGAATATCAAAAACCTCACCCTCAAAAATACCCTGCTTTTGCTTTTCAATCATTTGATTATTTTTCTCTTGGGCGGGCCCTGGGTCACGCTCATGATTTTTTGCTATACGATTTTCATTTATTTCTGCGCATTATTCATCCAAAAAACCAAAGCTCGCTTTTTTTTCATCGCCTGCATCACTTTGGCGGTACTCAATCTTTGCTTTTTCAAATATCACGATGATCTCAAAAATTTCTTAGAGCAGATTCTATCACTTCTTGGATTCTCCTTCCTCCACCAAACCCAGATTCTCCTGCCCCTTGGCATAAGTTTTTATACTTTTACCTCCATCACCTATCTTAGAGCAGTCTATGAGCAAAGATTTAAGCAAATCAATCCTAATTTGGAGAATTTTGCTAATCTTGCCACCTATCTCTCCTTTTTTCCCACTTTCATCTCTGGCCCCATCATGAGGAGCAATTTCTTTTTTACGCAGCTCAAAAAAAGCCGCATCTGGAATCCTGGGCATGTCAATCTCATCTTCATGCTGCTGCTTTTTGGCATTATAAAAAAGGTCCTCATTGCCACCAGTATCGAGCAATTTTCCTCCCCCATTTTGCAAAGCCCCTCAGGCTATAACATCATAGAATTATTACTGGCAATCTATGGCTATGGGATCCAGCTTTATTGCGATTTTAGCGGCTATATCAATCTGGTTGGTGCATTTGCGCTCATGATAGGCTTTACCCTGCCCCCCAATTTTAAAGCCCCCTACATCGCGCGCAATCTCAAAGATTTTTGGAATCGATGGCACATCAGCCTTTCTACTTTCATACGTGATTTTATTTACATTCCCCTTGGAGGCAACAAAAGAGGATTTTTGCTAACCCAAATCTTTGTGCTCATTGCCTTTGGTGCCTCTGGCATCTGGCATGGAAATACGCTAAATTTCCTACTTTGGGGACTTTTGCATGGCTTTGGCATCGTGTTTTTGAATGTACTCAAACGCTATAACATCCATTTCAAAAATGTTCCACTTTTGCCAAAGCTTGCTACCTTTCATTATGTGACATTTTGCTGGATCTTTTTCTATTATGCAGATTTTGCTAGCTCACTTGGCTTTTTGCAAGCCTTTGATCCACAAATTCCCATCCATAAAAGGGATGCGCTGCTGCTTTTTGCGGCTTTTGTGCTTTTTGTACTCTATCAATTCATGGAGGATTTTCTAGAATTTTGCACAAAGTTCCTAGAAAAAATCCCCCATTTCATCAAACCCATCCTGCTTGGCATGATTTTAATTCTGGTATTTTTCCTCATGCCAGATGGCGTGCCAAACTTCATTTATGCGAGCTTTTGA
- the recG gene encoding ATP-dependent DNA helicase RecG codes for MDFTQQDYNKLKKIGIHSLLDLCLCVPKSYTNTFMIPHLVNNATGALEVMTKSQLIAGNTLRIAAHIPNFHRDITLIIFNHKPFHRKIFQPNKKMLIHGKLQIQLGQLSLIQPKCVSTSNTILLHFKFPSIRDSTLQDILSRHLTHDALLASPLPPSLIPHLLEIFHPNPSFLHYFETHGNFPPKTLEALKFIEIYRHIHTLSTKRRHFPAKISCKNPYQDFVTSLPFSLTNSQTSAIATIAKDLSGERAARRIIMGDVGCGKTIVILASVVMAYPHQCLLMVPTTILAFQIYEEAKKLLPPYIQIRCIAGKESRKEKQGGKEGGNAHFIIGTQALLYREFDVQNLALVMTDEQHRFGTNQRHHLEKMAQEGDSKTLKKPHFLQFSATPIPRTLSMLHAHLIDFSFMRDLPYKKDITTRIITKTDFNQLLSHIKDEVAKSHQCAIVYPLVEESEHLEYLSLTEGAPFWKRHFEGVFLTSGGDKEKEEVLSKFRDEGSILLATTLIEVGISLPRLSTIVIIAPERIGLATLHQLRGRVSRNGLKGYCFLYTNTPKNKRLEDFCNHLSGFDIAEIDLKYRSGGDLFSGEKQSGERFRFFDFGTDARILALAEQRLAR; via the coding sequence ATGGATTTTACACAGCAAGACTACAACAAGCTTAAAAAAATAGGCATTCACAGCCTTTTGGATCTTTGTTTGTGTGTGCCAAAAAGTTATACCAATACCTTCATGATCCCCCATCTTGTCAACAACGCCACTGGAGCGCTGGAAGTCATGACAAAATCACAACTCATTGCAGGAAATACACTAAGAATCGCTGCTCACATTCCCAATTTTCACCGTGATATTACCCTAATTATTTTTAATCACAAACCCTTCCACAGAAAAATTTTTCAACCCAACAAAAAAATGCTAATTCATGGCAAGCTCCAGATCCAATTAGGACAGCTCTCACTCATCCAACCCAAATGCGTTTCTACAAGCAACACCATTTTACTGCATTTTAAATTCCCCTCCATCCGTGATTCCACCTTGCAGGATATCCTCTCTCGCCACCTCACCCACGACGCCCTTCTAGCCTCGCCCCTGCCTCCCTCTCTCATCCCTCATCTCCTAGAGATTTTCCACCCCAATCCCTCATTTTTGCATTATTTTGAGACCCATGGCAATTTCCCACCAAAGACACTAGAAGCACTCAAATTCATCGAAATTTATCGCCACATCCACACCCTCTCTACAAAGCGCCGCCACTTTCCTGCAAAAATCTCTTGCAAAAATCCCTACCAGGATTTTGTCACCTCCCTGCCCTTCTCCCTCACAAATTCCCAAACCAGCGCTATTGCCACCATCGCTAAAGATCTCTCTGGAGAGAGAGCAGCGCGGCGTATCATCATGGGAGATGTGGGCTGTGGAAAAACCATCGTGATCTTAGCAAGCGTGGTGATGGCCTATCCCCATCAATGCCTCCTGATGGTGCCAACCACCATTCTTGCCTTCCAAATCTATGAAGAGGCAAAAAAACTTCTCCCCCCCTACATCCAGATCCGATGCATCGCTGGCAAAGAGAGTCGCAAAGAAAAACAAGGGGGGAAAGAAGGGGGAAATGCGCATTTTATCATTGGTACCCAGGCCCTGCTGTATAGGGAATTTGATGTGCAAAATCTCGCCCTTGTCATGACAGATGAGCAGCATCGCTTTGGCACCAACCAAAGACATCATTTAGAAAAAATGGCCCAGGAAGGAGACAGCAAAACACTCAAAAAACCCCACTTTCTGCAATTCTCCGCCACCCCCATCCCGCGCACACTCAGCATGCTCCATGCGCATTTGATTGATTTTAGCTTCATGCGCGATCTCCCCTACAAAAAAGACATCACAACCCGCATTATCACAAAAACAGATTTCAACCAGCTTTTGAGCCACATCAAAGACGAAGTAGCAAAATCCCACCAGTGCGCCATCGTCTATCCGCTGGTAGAGGAAAGCGAGCATTTAGAATATCTCTCACTCACAGAAGGAGCGCCCTTTTGGAAAAGGCATTTTGAGGGGGTTTTCCTCACCTCTGGCGGAGACAAGGAAAAAGAAGAAGTGCTCTCCAAATTTCGCGATGAAGGAAGCATTTTGCTTGCCACCACACTCATTGAGGTAGGCATATCACTCCCTCGTCTTAGCACCATTGTCATCATCGCTCCTGAGCGTATAGGACTTGCTACGCTGCATCAATTGCGCGGAAGGGTGAGCCGCAATGGATTAAAGGGCTATTGCTTCCTCTATACCAATACTCCCAAAAACAAGCGCCTAGAAGATTTTTGCAATCATCTCAGTGGCTTTGACATCGCAGAGATCGATCTCAAATATCGCAGTGGCGGGGATTTGTTTTCTGGAGAAAAGCAAAGCGGAGAGCGATTTAGATTTTTTGATTTTGGCACAGATGCTAGAATCTTAGCCCTAGCAGAACAGAGGCTTGCGCGCTAA